The Geodermatophilaceae bacterium NBWT11 genome has a segment encoding these proteins:
- the nusA gene encoding transcription termination/antitermination protein NusA, producing the protein MNIDVTALKAVEREKGIPADTVLQAIESALVTAYRHAEGAAKHVRVQIDRKSGEVAVLAQELGPDGEVVHEYDDTPTDFGRIAASTAKQVIVQRLRDAEHEQTFGEYVGKEGDVVGGIVQAHDRRNHEGTVLVDIGKVEANLPPTEQVPGEEYPHGSRLKAYVVSVARTFRGPQVTVSRSHPNLVRTLFALEVPEIADGSVEIVAVAREAGHRSKIAVRTRVPGLNAKGACIGPMGQRVRNVMSELNGEKIDIVDWVDDEAAFVASALSPARVTSARVVDPAARAVRVVVPDYQLSLAIGKEGQNARLAARLTGCRIDIRSDAQPEGEDTVSPGVGRAPLRSAPRPAGETGGLPGRDPRGGPRGGQRPTVRRPEHRGPSAR; encoded by the coding sequence GTCGAGCGCGAGAAGGGCATCCCCGCCGACACGGTGCTCCAGGCGATCGAGAGCGCCCTGGTGACGGCCTACCGGCACGCCGAGGGCGCAGCCAAGCACGTGCGGGTCCAGATCGACCGGAAGAGCGGCGAGGTCGCCGTGCTCGCCCAGGAGCTCGGCCCCGACGGCGAGGTCGTGCACGAGTACGACGACACCCCCACCGACTTCGGCCGGATCGCGGCCAGCACCGCCAAGCAGGTCATCGTCCAGCGGCTGCGCGACGCCGAGCACGAGCAGACCTTCGGTGAGTACGTGGGCAAGGAGGGCGACGTCGTCGGCGGCATCGTCCAGGCCCACGACCGGCGCAACCACGAGGGCACCGTGCTGGTCGACATCGGCAAGGTGGAGGCCAACCTGCCCCCCACCGAGCAGGTGCCCGGCGAGGAGTACCCGCACGGCAGCCGGCTCAAGGCCTACGTCGTCTCGGTCGCGCGCACCTTCCGCGGCCCGCAGGTGACCGTCTCGCGCAGCCACCCCAACCTGGTGCGCACCCTCTTCGCCCTCGAGGTCCCCGAGATCGCCGACGGCAGCGTCGAGATCGTGGCCGTGGCCCGTGAGGCCGGACACCGGTCCAAGATCGCCGTCCGCACCCGGGTGCCCGGGCTCAACGCCAAGGGCGCCTGCATCGGCCCGATGGGCCAGCGGGTGCGCAACGTGATGAGCGAGCTGAACGGCGAGAAGATCGACATCGTCGACTGGGTGGACGACGAGGCCGCCTTCGTGGCCTCGGCGCTCTCCCCGGCCCGGGTGACCAGCGCCCGGGTGGTCGACCCGGCCGCCCGGGCCGTCCGCGTCGTCGTCCCCGACTACCAGTTGTCGCTGGCCATCGGCAAGGAGGGCCAGAACGCCCGCCTCGCCGCCCGGCTGACCGGCTGCCGGATCGACATCCGCAGTGACGCCCAGCCCGAGGGCGAGGACACCGTGTCCCCGGGCGTCGGCCGCGCCCCGCTGCGCTCGGCCCCCCGTCCGGCGGGGGAGACCGGCGGTCTGCCCGGCCGTGACCCGCGGGGCGGCCCGCGGGGTGGTCAGCGGCCGACCGTGCGCCGGCCGGAACACCGCGGGCCCTCGGCGCGCTAG